One Paramisgurnus dabryanus chromosome 9, PD_genome_1.1, whole genome shotgun sequence DNA segment encodes these proteins:
- the dnaja2b gene encoding dnaJ homolog subfamily A member 2b, producing MANVADTKLYDILGVSPSATENELKKAYRKLAKEYHPDKNPNAGDKFKEISFAYEVLTNPEKKELYDRYGEQGLREGGGGGAGMEDIFSHIFGGGLFGFMGGQSSRSRNGGRRRGEDMIHPLKVSLEDLYNGKTTKLQLSKNVLCSACNGQGGKTGAVQKCATCRGRGMRIMIRQLAPGMVQQMQSVCTDCNGEGEVIHEKDRCKECDGRKVNKEVKVLEVHVDKGMKHGQKITFSGEADQSPNTEPGDIILVLQEKDHEEFRRDGNDLHICHSIGLVEALCGFQFTLAHLDGRHLVIKYPPGKVIEPGCTRVVRGEGMPQYRNPFEKGDLYIKFDVQFPESGWISTEKLTELEDLLPSRTEVPVISSDAEEVDLQDFDLSQGSSGGLRREAYNDSSDEEGGPHGPGVQCAHQ from the exons ATGGCGAACGTCGCAGACACAAAACTGTACGACATCCTCGGTGTATCGCCGTCGGCCACCGAAAACGAGCTCAAAAAG GCATACCGGAAATTAGCAAAAGAATATCACCCTGATAAAAACCCCAATGCAGGTGACAAG TTTAAGGAGATCAGTTTTGCGTATGAAGTTCTGACTAACCCAGAGAAGAAGGAGCTCTATGACCGATATGGAGAGCAGGGCTTGCGTGAAGGAGGTGGTGGTGGAGCTGGGATGGAGGACATCTTCTCTCACATCTTTGGTGGAGGTCTGTTCGGCTTTATGGGCGGCCAGAGCAGCAGGAGCCGAAACGGAGGCAGACGGAGAGGAGAAGACATGATACATCCACTGAA aGTTTCACTGGAAGACCTGTACAACGGGAAAACTACCAAACTACAGCTCAGCAAGAATGTCCTCTGTAGTGCCTGCAATGG TCAAGGGGGTAAAACAGGGGCCGTACAGAAGTGTGCCACTTGTAGGGGTCGCGGGATGCGAATCATGATAAGACAGTTGGCCCCCGGCATGGTTCAGCAGATGCAGTCTGTGTGCACTGACTGCAATGGAGAGG GGGAGGTGATCCATGAGAAAGACCGTTGTAAAGAGTGTGACGGCCGTAAAGTGAACAAAGAAGTGAAGGTCTTGGAGGTGCATGTGGATAAAGGAATGAAACACGGACAGAAGATCACATTCAGCGGAGAGGCAGATCAGTCACCTAACACAGAACCCGGAGACATCATACTGGTTCTGCAGGAGAAAGATCACGAG GAATTTCGTCGGGATGGGAACGACCTGCACATTTGCCACAGTATCGGTCTTGTGGAGGCACTCTGCGGGTTTCAGTTCACGCTCGCGCACCTCGACGGACGACATCTCGTCATCAAATATCCTCCTGGAAAAGTCATCGAGCCAG GTTGCACAAGGGTCGTCCGAGGGGAAGGAATGCCTCAGTACAGAAACCCTTTTGAGAAAGGAGATCTGTACATTAAGTTTGATGTACAGTTTCCAGAGAGCGGATGGATAAGCACAGAGAAACTAACG GAGTTGGAGGATCTGTTGCCATCACGTACAGAAGTTCCTGTCATCTCATCTGATGCAGAAGAGGTGGATTTGCAGGACTTTGACCTCAGTCAGGGGTCTTCTGGTGGTCTCCGACGTGAAGCTTACAACGACAGCTCCGATGAGGAGGGCGGTCCACATGGACCGGGGGTGCAGTGCGCCCACCAGTAG
- the LOC135774028 gene encoding uncharacterized protein: MAQGNADCVSRLQQIKVSLQEAQGSNTEPPAPGFSGTDVSWAECAMHLLTQLILAHEDETWSVLYSLQDLEPAGLIAVLHKYERELHRPSFYNLCDVLQSRAPAKSTGRPNAERQGAEYVQEGSLEQELCTGCGMALDPEDAPYLEIICVRDPRDEARTMERSDGERAKTEIDIESKENKEEISVEKQNSLITLAWSKPMHGDDQIQEVTSVVREEAKATTKLKEERPDSTLQDHANIPNTTPLHEVNVNTPQESINSAEETQTQITHDHPAFNVDGHQEEGLKGLESPSDDRQPITTLPIQSTDTTDPSTPPVSTQYPDHQQTHGCDAAEMESSQEEQKWEEETSERGGEEQQLQREATMQCLVNIQRRAERRWQRDRDRQLLRVQERLAIVQSRKADEDLLGLTQEDSLRHLTDTLRQEDEQQQKTLVKEKLEQMRRERSCILQTRRERNTAGFKELIAPTAQRMAETEEMH; the protein is encoded by the exons ATGGCCCAGGGAAATGCAGATTGTGTTTCCAGACTGCAGCAGATTAAAGTCTCACTGCAGGAAGCACAGGGTTCAAATACTGAACCCCCAGCACCAGGGTTTTCTGGGACAGATGTCTCATGGGCTGAATGTGCAATGCATTTATTAACCCAGCTTATACTCGCACATGAAGATGAGACCTGGAGCGTTTTATACTCTCTACAAGATCTG GAACCTGCAGGCCTTATAGCTGTTCTGCACAAATATGAGAGAGAACTACACAGACCCAGTTTCTACAACCTGTGTGATGTTTTACAGTCACGTGCACCCGCCAAGTCCACCGGCAGGCCAAACGCA GAGAGACAGGGGGCTGAATATGTGCAAGAAGGATCACTAGAACAAGAACTCTGCACTG GATGTGGCATGGCTTTAGACCCTGAAGACGCTCCATATTTAGAGATCATTTGTGTTAGAGACCCAAGAGATGAGGCGAGAACGATGGAGAGGAGTGATGGAGAGAGAGCGAAAACAGAGATAGACATCGAGAGTAAAGAAAACAAGGAAGAGATTTCCGTAGAGAAACAAAACTCTCTGATCACTCTCGCCTGGAGCAAACCAATGCACGGAGACGATCAGATTCAG GAAGTGACCTCCGTTGTACGGGAAGAAGCAAAAGCAACTACAAAACTTAAGGAGGAAAGACCAGATAGCACACTTCAAGACCATGCAAATATACCTAACACAACTCCACTACATGAAGTGAACGTGAACACACCTCAGGAAAGCATCAACTCTGCTGAAGAAACACAGACTCAAATCACACACGACCATCCAGCCTTCAATGTT GATGGACACCAAGAGGAAGGTTTGAAAGGACTCGAATCTCCCAGTGACGACCGACAACCCATCACAACACTACCCATACAATCCACTGACACAACAGACCCCAGCACACCACCTGTAAGCACACAGTACCCAGATCACCAACAAACACACGGGTGTGATGCCGCTGAGATGGAGTCATCCCAAGAGGAGCAGAAGTGGGAGGAGGAGACGAGTGAGAGAGGAGGTGAGGAGCAGCAACTACAGCGGGAGGCCACAATGCAGTGCCTAGTAAACATCCAGAGGAGAGCAGAGAGACGCTGGCAGCGAGATAGAGACAGACAACTACTGAGA gttcAAGAGCGATTGGCAATCGTGCAGAGTCGGAAGGCCGATGAGGATTTGTTAGGTTTGACTCAGGAAGATTCGCTCAGGCATCTTACTGACACACTACGACAG GAGGACGAGCAACAACAGAAAACTTTAGTCAAAGAGAAACTCGAGCAGATGAGGAGAGAGCGCTCGTGTATTCTCCAGACCAGACGAGAAAG AAACACCGCTGGCTTTAAAGAGCTCATTGCACCAACCGCTCAACGCATGGCAGAGACTGAAGAAATGCATTAA